A stretch of Orientia tsutsugamushi DNA encodes these proteins:
- the serS gene encoding serine--tRNA ligase has protein sequence MLDIKWIRANPDKLDESLSKRGIDSVSKSIIHIDSEKRTLISLIQKLQHERKEKSSSVAHIYDKSSTDFEEIQKDVKLINQKITELETSLLHHEKRLSEIMDNLPNLVADDVPYGTNSDMNKVLKECGTIQNIKLPKHHYEIGKNLGMMDFNTATKMSGSRFVILKHDLAKLERALINFMIDVHTTEFNFFEVAPPCLVKDHAMYNVGQLPKFADASFETTTGYRLIPTAEVPLTNIFANTTLLEEKLPIRLVAFTPCFRSEVGSAGKDVKGMLRMHQFGKVELFTIATPKESNREFEYLTAAAEKILEKLGLPYRVVLLCSGDIGFAAHKTYDLEVWLPAQNCYREISSCSHFSSFQARRSLSKYRELCSKKVNFLHTINGSGLAVGRTIIAILENYQNSDGSVTIPEKLRNYMGGQKLITPLTETVF, from the coding sequence ATGCTGGACATAAAATGGATTAGAGCAAACCCAGATAAACTTGATGAATCACTAAGCAAACGAGGAATTGATTCAGTATCTAAATCAATAATACATATTGATTCAGAAAAAAGAACATTAATATCTCTAATTCAGAAATTACAGCATGAAAGAAAAGAAAAATCTAGTAGTGTAGCACATATTTATGACAAATCAAGTACTGATTTTGAAGAAATACAAAAGGATGTTAAGCTGATCAATCAAAAGATAACTGAATTAGAAACTTCATTATTGCATCATGAAAAAAGGTTATCTGAGATTATGGATAACCTTCCTAATTTAGTAGCTGATGATGTACCCTATGGTACTAATAGTGATATGAATAAAGTGCTTAAAGAATGTGGCACAATTCAAAATATCAAATTACCTAAACACCATTATGAAATTGGAAAAAATTTAGGAATGATGGATTTTAATACAGCTACTAAGATGTCAGGAAGTAGGTTTGTAATTTTAAAACATGATCTTGCAAAACTTGAAAGAGCTTTAATCAATTTTATGATTGATGTACATACTACTGAGTTTAATTTTTTTGAAGTTGCTCCGCCATGTTTAGTTAAGGATCATGCTATGTATAATGTTGGCCAACTACCTAAATTTGCTGATGCATCATTTGAGACTACAACTGGATATAGATTGATACCTACTGCAGAAGTGCCATTAACTAATATTTTTGCTAATACTACTTTATTAGAAGAAAAATTACCAATAAGATTGGTAGCGTTTACTCCTTGCTTTAGATCAGAAGTAGGAAGCGCTGGTAAAGACGTTAAAGGTATGTTGCGAATGCATCAATTTGGCAAAGTAGAGCTTTTTACTATCGCTACACCTAAAGAATCAAATAGAGAATTTGAGTATCTTACTGCTGCTGCTGAAAAAATTCTAGAGAAATTAGGGTTACCATATAGAGTAGTATTATTATGTAGCGGTGATATAGGATTTGCAGCTCATAAAACATATGATCTTGAAGTGTGGTTACCAGCACAAAATTGTTATAGAGAAATTTCAAGCTGTTCACATTTTAGTTCTTTTCAAGCTAGAAGATCACTAAGTAAATATAGAGAACTTTGCTCTAAAAAAGTTAATTTTCTACATACAATCAATGGATCCGGACTTGCTGTCGGTAGAACTATAATTGCTATTCTAGAAAATTATCAAAATTCAGATGGATCAGTTACAATTCCTGAAAAGCTTAGGAATTACATGGGAGGACAGAAACTGATTACACCTTTAACAGAAACAGTATTTTGA
- a CDS encoding Npt1/Npt2 family nucleotide transporter: MFYIQSNLGLSYLQKLRNSKLRQILWPIRSPELMKFILMALLMFAVLLNQNVVRAIKNTIVTTQIGAESISFIKFWGEMPIGFLFIIFYSKLCNVVTAEKAFRIIVLSFLLFFAAYSFIILPNHTLFYPNPETVELYILRFPHFKWFIKMWGHWGDVLFYIIGELWPIVVFSLLYWQLANKITTTKEAGHFYPFLTLFGQSNLLISGNIVVYFSRENHILTKWLGSELSKDELSIKSLMIIVILSTIVILLLHRLIETYIIHSLKNNSIRSSNNEYSKMNFKESIKVILSSSYLWRICCMIISYSIVINIIEGVWMSKTQELYSTTEQFMAYQGTTLIYTGISSIICSFLSCSIICYLGWYWGAVITPVIILVIGTCFFSSIALENYLVAIVKDGMSPLSIIVLIGTIQNVLAKGVKYSVFDATKEMAYIPLNDEMKTKGKAAVEVAGAKIGKAVSSIMQFAIFSIMPSIKYDDIIIFLTIFFIIVCIIWILNVKFLHKDYTLLVANNKK; encoded by the coding sequence ATGTTTTATATACAATCAAATTTAGGACTATCTTATCTTCAAAAGCTACGTAATAGCAAATTAAGACAAATATTATGGCCAATTAGGTCGCCAGAACTAATGAAATTCATTTTAATGGCTTTATTAATGTTTGCTGTTCTATTAAATCAAAATGTTGTTAGAGCTATTAAAAATACTATTGTAACCACTCAAATTGGAGCAGAGTCAATTAGTTTCATAAAGTTTTGGGGAGAAATGCCAATTGGATTTCTGTTTATCATTTTTTACTCAAAATTATGCAATGTAGTCACAGCTGAAAAAGCCTTTAGAATTATAGTTCTATCTTTTTTACTATTCTTTGCAGCTTATAGTTTTATCATTTTGCCAAATCATACTTTATTTTATCCAAATCCTGAAACTGTTGAACTATATATATTGCGATTTCCTCACTTTAAATGGTTTATAAAAATGTGGGGACATTGGGGAGATGTACTATTTTACATCATAGGAGAGTTATGGCCAATTGTAGTTTTTTCATTACTTTATTGGCAGTTAGCTAATAAAATTACTACTACTAAAGAAGCTGGTCATTTTTATCCATTCCTTACTTTATTTGGGCAATCTAATTTACTTATATCTGGTAATATAGTGGTATATTTTTCTAGGGAAAATCATATTTTAACAAAATGGCTTGGTAGCGAGTTGAGTAAAGATGAATTATCGATAAAATCATTAATGATAATTGTTATTCTATCAACAATTGTCATATTATTATTACATCGTTTGATAGAAACTTACATAATACACTCACTAAAAAATAATAGTATACGCTCAAGCAATAATGAATACTCTAAAATGAATTTTAAAGAAAGCATAAAAGTAATTCTATCATCAAGCTATTTGTGGCGAATTTGTTGTATGATTATCTCTTATAGTATTGTAATAAATATTATAGAAGGAGTATGGATGTCTAAGACTCAAGAGTTATATTCTACTACTGAACAATTTATGGCATATCAAGGTACAACTCTTATTTATACAGGAATAAGTTCAATAATATGTTCATTCTTAAGTTGTAGTATAATCTGTTATTTAGGATGGTATTGGGGAGCAGTTATTACACCAGTAATAATTTTAGTTATTGGTACATGTTTTTTTAGCAGTATTGCACTTGAAAATTATCTTGTAGCAATAGTAAAAGATGGTATGTCTCCATTATCTATTATTGTATTAATTGGAACTATACAAAATGTTTTAGCTAAAGGAGTAAAATACTCTGTATTTGATGCTACAAAGGAAATGGCTTATATTCCACTTAATGATGAAATGAAAACAAAAGGTAAAGCAGCAGTTGAAGTTGCTGGAGCTAAAATCGGTAAAGCAGTTAGTAGCATTATGCAGTTTGCAATTTTTTCAATTATGCCCTCTATCAAATATGATGATATTATTATATTCTTAACTATATTCTTTATTATTGTATGTATAATTTGGATATTAAATGTAAAATTCTTACATAAAGATTATACTTTACTAGTAGCTAATAATAAAAAATAA
- the rsmI gene encoding 16S rRNA (cytidine(1402)-2'-O)-methyltransferase has product MSYKPGLYIVSTPIGNFKDITLRALEILQCSSYILCEDTRKSKKLLAEYNISKKMILYNDYSTLKTREYIKHLITNKKVVSIISDAGTPLISDPGYKLVKFLQENDCYVNIIPGACSVIAALAISGMPTDKFIFLGFLPKTTTAKEKLLKTLYNSNLTIIMLETAKRLLSSLSSILKILGDIEICVARELTKIHQEVKRMKANAMIQYYQNNIAKGEIVLLISPQSITKSDIEQVTCSIEDRIFELINQNSTTKDIVNLIYDTSNKLYNKSDLYKMVTKIKDNLQ; this is encoded by the coding sequence ATGTCCTATAAACCTGGATTATATATTGTTTCTACTCCTATTGGTAACTTTAAAGATATTACACTTAGAGCGCTAGAAATATTGCAATGTTCGAGCTATATACTATGCGAAGACACTAGAAAATCAAAAAAACTACTAGCAGAATATAATATTAGCAAAAAAATGATATTATATAATGACTATAGCACACTTAAAACTAGAGAATATATAAAGCATCTTATTACTAATAAGAAAGTAGTTAGCATAATTTCTGATGCAGGTACACCTTTAATATCAGATCCTGGTTATAAACTTGTAAAGTTTCTCCAGGAGAATGATTGCTATGTTAATATAATTCCTGGAGCTTGTTCTGTTATTGCTGCATTAGCAATTTCAGGTATGCCAACAGATAAATTTATATTTTTAGGATTTTTACCTAAAACTACTACTGCTAAAGAGAAGCTTCTAAAAACTCTATATAACTCTAACTTAACCATTATCATGCTTGAAACAGCTAAGCGATTACTTTCATCTCTTAGTAGCATATTAAAAATTTTAGGTGACATTGAAATCTGCGTTGCACGTGAGTTAACAAAAATTCATCAAGAAGTAAAAAGAATGAAAGCTAATGCAATGATTCAATATTATCAGAATAATATAGCAAAAGGAGAAATAGTATTATTAATTTCTCCACAATCTATAACAAAATCTGATATTGAGCAAGTAACATGTTCAATAGAAGACAGAATATTTGAACTTATCAATCAGAATTCTACAACAAAAGACATTGTAAATTTAATTTATGATACTAGCAACAAACTTTATAATAAATCTGATTTATACAAGATGGTAACTAAAATAAAGGACAATTTACAGTAA
- the tatC gene encoding twin-arginine translocase subunit TatC — protein MQTMNSKTYTLGEHLAELKVRILKVLICFFLACGISYYYSKNIYHFLTIPLKNILPDQNHRIIYTGLAEGFFTYLQLSFYTGFLIIIPILSAQIYLFIAPGLYKSEKIYFKILMFMSPILFYIGNLFVFYFVIPNACHFFLGFESLKENELPIVLEARMSEYLTLLIQFSLAFGISFELPLILITLNVLNIISISTLIQKRRIAIVLNFIIAAILTPPDILSQFALATPLILLYEASIIICKILKLRTNAGHKMD, from the coding sequence ATGCAAACTATGAACTCTAAAACTTATACACTTGGTGAACATTTAGCTGAACTTAAGGTTAGAATACTAAAAGTACTAATTTGTTTTTTTTTAGCTTGTGGAATAAGTTACTACTATAGCAAAAATATATATCATTTTTTGACTATTCCGCTCAAAAATATTTTACCAGATCAGAATCATAGAATAATATATACTGGTTTAGCAGAGGGTTTTTTTACTTATTTGCAGTTGTCATTTTATACAGGATTTTTAATTATTATTCCAATATTATCAGCACAAATTTATTTGTTTATTGCACCAGGATTATATAAATCTGAAAAAATCTATTTTAAAATTTTAATGTTTATGTCGCCAATATTATTTTATATTGGAAACTTATTTGTCTTTTATTTTGTTATACCTAATGCGTGTCATTTTTTTTTAGGATTTGAGTCACTAAAAGAAAATGAACTTCCAATAGTCTTGGAAGCAAGAATGAGTGAATATTTAACTTTATTAATTCAATTTAGTCTAGCATTTGGAATTTCTTTTGAATTGCCATTAATACTAATAACATTAAATGTATTGAATATTATTTCAATATCTACATTAATACAAAAACGAAGAATAGCTATAGTATTAAACTTTATAATAGCTGCTATATTAACTCCACCAGATATTCTCAGTCAGTTTGCTCTTGCAACTCCATTGATTTTGTTATATGAGGCTTCTATAATAATATGTAAAATTTTAAAATTGAGGACAAATGCTGGACATAAAATGGATTAG
- a CDS encoding ParA family protein — protein MSYNAQIIVIVNQKGGVGKTTTATNLATAFAATGKKTLLVDLDPQGNVGIGFGINKLSTDKSIYQVFVNHNINIPEQAYNIVQSLITPTIVPDLDIIISNMDLSATEIELVSQEAKESRLKSALSNIQSQYDYIIVDCLPSLGLLTLNALMAATQVIIPMQCEFLALVGLSQLLKIIDRFKKNFNPNLKIQGILLTMHDRRNKLTLQVEEDVRKHLADLVFKTVIPRNVRISEAPSFGKPVILYDHKCLGSIAYMHLAKEILDNN, from the coding sequence ATGAGTTACAACGCACAAATTATAGTTATTGTTAATCAAAAAGGTGGTGTAGGCAAAACTACTACTGCTACTAACTTAGCTACAGCATTTGCTGCTACAGGAAAAAAAACGCTTCTTGTTGACCTTGATCCTCAAGGAAATGTAGGAATAGGATTTGGAATAAATAAGCTTAGTACTGATAAAAGTATATATCAGGTTTTCGTTAACCATAATATTAATATTCCTGAGCAAGCATACAATATTGTTCAGTCATTAATAACACCAACTATAGTACCTGACTTAGATATAATAATTTCAAATATGGATCTTAGTGCTACTGAAATTGAACTCGTTTCCCAAGAAGCAAAAGAATCAAGGTTGAAATCCGCTCTTAGTAATATTCAATCTCAATATGATTATATAATAGTTGACTGTTTACCTTCACTTGGATTACTAACTTTAAATGCTTTAATGGCAGCTACTCAGGTAATTATTCCTATGCAATGTGAATTTTTAGCTTTAGTAGGGTTAAGCCAACTATTAAAGATTATTGATAGGTTTAAAAAAAATTTTAACCCTAATCTAAAAATTCAAGGTATATTATTAACCATGCATGATAGAAGAAATAAATTAACTTTACAAGTTGAAGAGGATGTCAGAAAGCATCTAGCAGATCTAGTATTTAAGACTGTCATTCCAAGGAATGTAAGAATATCAGAGGCTCCATCTTTTGGTAAACCAGTAATCTTATACGATCATAAATGTTTAGGATCTATAGCATACATGCACTTAGCTAAGGAAATATTAGATAACAACTAA
- a CDS encoding ParB/RepB/Spo0J family partition protein — MRTSKTRGLGRGLSALLNDNISSSSTTISQNDSVSILNINQLTVNPHQPRKSFDHDSLVELSESILVHGIIQPIIVNKTEDQSKYIIIAGERRWRAAKIANLIEVPVVIRDIDNDQVLQVALIENIQRQKLNIIEEAEGYLKLIEEFNFTQDSLSKILGKSRSHIANVLRLNSLPIPVKDSLIQGKITMGHARTLIGHEDAIKIAETIIKQNLNVRQTEKYIKKLTNPNKLNKSNHVIKYSTGSELDELSILTQNLSQKLNTKVFIENSNHGGKITIFFSNLEKLDDILSRIK, encoded by the coding sequence ATGCGTACATCTAAAACTCGAGGATTAGGAAGAGGATTATCAGCGTTACTAAATGATAATATTAGCAGTTCTTCCACCACTATTTCTCAAAACGATTCTGTTAGTATTTTAAATATAAATCAGTTAACTGTTAATCCACATCAACCACGTAAATCTTTTGATCATGATAGTTTAGTTGAACTATCTGAATCAATACTAGTTCATGGTATAATACAGCCAATCATTGTTAACAAAACTGAAGATCAGAGCAAATATATTATAATTGCTGGAGAACGTAGGTGGAGAGCAGCAAAAATTGCAAATTTAATCGAAGTACCAGTTGTTATTAGAGATATTGATAATGATCAGGTACTGCAAGTTGCACTAATTGAAAATATTCAAAGACAAAAATTAAATATTATTGAAGAAGCTGAAGGATACTTAAAGTTAATTGAAGAGTTCAATTTTACTCAAGATAGCCTAAGTAAAATTTTAGGTAAAAGTCGTAGCCATATTGCTAATGTATTAAGACTTAACAGTTTGCCTATACCAGTCAAAGATAGTTTAATTCAAGGCAAAATTACTATGGGACATGCTAGAACTCTTATTGGCCATGAAGATGCTATTAAAATCGCTGAAACCATTATTAAGCAAAACTTAAATGTTCGACAAACAGAAAAATATATAAAAAAACTAACTAATCCAAATAAGTTAAACAAATCTAATCACGTAATTAAGTATTCTACTGGCTCAGAATTAGATGAATTAAGTATACTTACACAAAATCTATCACAGAAATTAAATACAAAAGTTTTCATTGAAAACTCAAATCATGGAGGGAAAATAACTATTTTTTTTTCTAACCTGGAAAAATTAGATGATATTTTATCTAGAATAAAGTAA
- the rsmG gene encoding 16S rRNA (guanine(527)-N(7))-methyltransferase RsmG, which translates to MLQQIYDFLNINYNVSRETFNKFKEYYSLLSKWNSTINLVSATTLQNFWQRHIFDSIQLLNYIHNKDIIVADLGSGAGFPGVVLSISGIKNVILIESDSRKAAFLLQVAQLSDQKIEIINDRIQNLKVKCDIVTVRALANLSTILSHTKQFTVKDKYLILKGKNYQHEITQALLHNKFNYRLYKSCTDDSSWILEIRI; encoded by the coding sequence ATGCTTCAGCAAATATATGATTTTTTAAATATTAATTATAATGTTTCACGTGAAACATTTAATAAATTTAAAGAGTATTATTCTCTATTAAGCAAATGGAATTCAACAATTAATTTAGTTTCAGCAACTACTTTACAAAATTTTTGGCAAAGGCACATTTTTGACTCTATACAATTATTAAATTATATTCATAATAAAGATATTATTGTTGCAGATTTAGGTAGTGGGGCTGGATTCCCTGGAGTAGTACTATCTATATCAGGAATAAAAAATGTAATATTAATAGAATCCGATAGTCGCAAAGCTGCTTTTTTACTACAAGTAGCTCAATTATCTGATCAAAAAATTGAAATTATAAATGATAGAATACAAAATCTAAAGGTAAAATGTGATATTGTTACTGTCAGAGCATTAGCAAATTTAAGTACAATATTATCACATACAAAGCAATTCACGGTTAAAGACAAATATTTAATTTTAAAAGGTAAAAATTATCAGCATGAGATCACTCAAGCATTATTACATAATAAATTTAATTATAGGCTATATAAAAGTTGCACTGATGATAGTTCATGGATACTAGAAATTAGAATATAA